From the Solea solea chromosome 7, fSolSol10.1, whole genome shotgun sequence genome, the window CTGAAAATGTAACATATTTACAAATCAACTTTTCTCCCCTCTCTATGGTTTCTCTTTCTAAACCAGTAAACTCAAAAAATGATTCACAAGTTGATTCTTTACTCTGATATCCTGCAGGTTTTGGACCTGACTAGAAATCAGCTGAATGTCTTCCTGTCCCTCAATCCAGTCTGGCCCAACATGACAAAGCTGTCTAAGCTTTTTCTACGTGACAATGGCCTGAAGTCTCTACACTCTGGTCAGTTCCTAATGTGCACTGCTCTCACCATACTGGACCTGAGTGAGAACCTGCTCGAACATCTACCAGTCGGATTCCTCCATGGATTAACTAATCTGAAGAAACTGATTCTGAACTTTAATCTCATTCAAACGTTACAGGTTGGTGTGTTTGATGGAGCCCTCACTCTTTCTGACCTTCACGTCAGCCATAATAATATAACACAGATAGAGAGGGGGGTTTTTGAGAACGccactgcattaaaaaaacttGTTCTGTCACGTAACAGAATCAGAAGGTTGGATGAGAACAGTTTCAGAGGAGCGACTGTTCTCCAACAGCTTGACCTGAGTGGTAACCTGCTGATAACTATTCCAGCTGAGGCACTGAGTGACCTAAAAATGCTCAAATCTCTGCATCTAAAGGTAAATAGCATTACCAACCTTGCAGAGGACTGCTTCGGTTCTCTAAAACTGCTGGTTGATCTGGACTTAAGAAACAACAAGCTGACCACAGTGTCTGAGGGGTCACTGAGAGGTCTGACTATGCTGCAAGTGCTGGACCTCAGCGTTAACCTCATAGACTCTCTTCCCTCAAAATTCTTTAATGACCTGATCAACCTTGAATCTCTTGATTTATACATGAACAGACTGACATCTCTTCCTCAGGATATATTCAGTAACATGTCCAACCTTCAGCAGCTGCATCTAGACAGTAATCAGATCTCTGCCCTCCCAGATGGTGTATTTGATTCACTCCCGAGACTCAAAGAGCTACAACTGTCGTACAACCGTATCGCGGAGCTCCACCCTGATCTGTTCACCAAGCTCAAGTCGCTACAGAACCTGTACTTGGAGTACAATATACTGACACACCTTCCCAATGGACTTTTCCACAGGATGATGCAACTGGTAGAGATAGACCTCAATGACAACCACATCAGTTCTCTACATCCCTCAGTCTTCCATGGTTTGGTGAAAGTTAATTCACTGAGGCTCTCTCATAACAATCTCTCCTATTTACACTCAGACCAGTTCAGAGACCTTACTAGTTTAAACGAGTTAAAACTAAATGGAAACCACATAAGTAAACTTCCTACAAGCCTGCTCAAAAATTTAGCAAATCTTACAACACTGGATCTGACCAAAAACTGTCTCTCAGAGCTGTCTCCGGATGACTTTGTAGGGTTAACCCGACTTAAAGAGCTCCGGTTGAACGTCAATCAGCTGCAGGACATTCCCTTCAATACCTTCCATCACCTCCGCAACCTCGGAAAGCTTCTACTAAAGAACAACAACCTGGCAACTTTACACTCTCATCTGTTTGCTAGGCTTTCAAAACTAACAGAACTAAACTTGGATGGAAACAAGCTGCATCACCTACAGTCTGACGTCTTCCAAGGACTTAAAAACCTGCACAAGCTGAGTTTAAAGTCCAACCAGCTTAGAGCAGTGGAGAGCAGGGCTTTGGAGCCTCTGAGAAAGCTTAATGTTGTCTGGCTGTCAGGTAATTTGTGGGACTGCACTTGTGCTTGTATTCTCTACATCAGCTGCTGGGTCAACTTGCACATAGACAAGCTAGGAGATCAGCCTGTCTGCTACCTCTACTCGTCATCGCCCCTTACTGAGGATAAAAACTCTTCACAAGCAGCACAGCCTTCCTTATTGCTACAAGATTATTGCACTGCAAATGTTGCGAGCAGCTCAAAACCTTTGTTTCCTCTACAAATGCTTAGTCTGCTTATCATGTTCCTTATAGCCGTCAGATAATCATAACATCCTTTGAAGTGGTTCTACTCTCTGCAACCTATATTTCCTTTCTTTGCTCTGCTCTTGGTTTTtaagtacagtatatgcaccTAAATCTCTGTACCTTGTGTTAGTGTCAATAGATGATTTTCAAAGACTATGATAATCAGATTAGACTatatagattattaatcaatgaattgagTTATGTTGAGTGTATTATGTTAAGACTGTGCATGTGTTCACATATACTGTTAAAACTGGCTTAGTGAATTTGTGGCCAGATTTTGTAGAGGTGTAAAATGATTGATAATGTAATGCAATGCAATGCCTTGCTCTCTTGCTGCCTCTCCTGGACATACCTAAAATATTGTTTCTtgttataaatgtgtgtaaaaagtTCATTAACTTCTAAAATGGTGGACTGCAAAAGACTGCAGCTGCTTTTTATATGCTTTGCATACAAGTTCTTATTTGTTGCAATCAGtgcagtccaaaaaaaaaatggctttgtGATATTTGAGTTAAGCATTTGGTTTTGATACCATATTATTAGTCTGAAGGAAAGACTCTTATGTCTCATCCTTCCTACAATGCATtataaatgtcaataaataagAAAACCTCACA encodes:
- the si:dkey-182i3.11 gene encoding insulin-like growth factor-binding protein complex acid labile subunit produces the protein MLAALTLASLSLLAWASNLCPPKCHCLHNLTSIACQEKGLYLIPKLPEGTEVLYVSYNKIQEIPQHGLEKLQVLDLTRNQLNVFLSLNPVWPNMTKLSKLFLRDNGLKSLHSGQFLMCTALTILDLSENLLEHLPVGFLHGLTNLKKLILNFNLIQTLQVGVFDGALTLSDLHVSHNNITQIERGVFENATALKKLVLSRNRIRRLDENSFRGATVLQQLDLSGNLLITIPAEALSDLKMLKSLHLKVNSITNLAEDCFGSLKLLVDLDLRNNKLTTVSEGSLRGLTMLQVLDLSVNLIDSLPSKFFNDLINLESLDLYMNRLTSLPQDIFSNMSNLQQLHLDSNQISALPDGVFDSLPRLKELQLSYNRIAELHPDLFTKLKSLQNLYLEYNILTHLPNGLFHRMMQLVEIDLNDNHISSLHPSVFHGLVKVNSLRLSHNNLSYLHSDQFRDLTSLNELKLNGNHISKLPTSLLKNLANLTTLDLTKNCLSELSPDDFVGLTRLKELRLNVNQLQDIPFNTFHHLRNLGKLLLKNNNLATLHSHLFARLSKLTELNLDGNKLHHLQSDVFQGLKNLHKLSLKSNQLRAVESRALEPLRKLNVVWLSGNLWDCTCACILYISCWVNLHIDKLGDQPVCYLYSSSPLTEDKNSSQAAQPSLLLQDYCTANVASSSKPLFPLQMLSLLIMFLIAVR